ATCGCGAACTCGGCGGGGAGCAGCGATGGGTCGACCGCCACCTCCGCGATGCGTGCGTTGATGCCCGCGACATACGCCTCCGCACAGGCGCGAACGTCGGCAGGGACGGCGGCGATCTCGGCCGCGACGTCGCCGCGGAAGCGACCGAGCGCGGCGCGCGTGTCGCTGGCGACATAGGCCGTACCCATGACTTCGGCGAGGCGGCCCTGGCCGCGGCGATATTCGTAATCGACCTGGAACAGCCGATCGCGTGCGACGGCATAGCCCTGCCCGAAAAAGGCGTCGGGCACGCTGTCGGCACGGATGTGCGGGACGCCCCAGCGGTCGTCGACGATCTCGATCGGCGCCGAAAGACCGCGGACGACGGCGCGGCGCGGTTCGGCGGGCGAGGGCGTTTCCTCGGCCTCGTCGGGGTCGGGCACCACCTGTGCCGACACGCGGCTGCCCGCGAGCGCGGCGAGTGCTGCCCCGCGCATCAGCAGCGAGCGTCGCGACATGGCCATGGAAAGGGGTGCCTCCTCCAGAGGGTCGGAGGGCCTGCTTGGCCGTTACCCGGCCGGTGATGTCAACCGCCCTCGGTCATCCGGGGGACGATCGCCGCGTCGATCAGGTCAGGGCGACGAACACCGTGCCCAGGATCGCGAGCGCGGCACCGCTCATCCCGCAAAGCATGCCGAAGCGGCATTGGCACAATTCTGCGCCGATCCGTTCCATCGCACCTCTCCACCCCGCCGCGATTGATCGCGGTCGGAATGGCGGAGGGTATCATGGACGCGACAGCGTGCAAGAGGGGTCGAGGTCGAGCCGCTGGATCAGCTTTTCGAGCGTGGCGCCGAGCGCGTTGCGTTCATCGTCGGAGAGGGGGCCGAACAAGTCGGTGGTCAGCCGCTGGCGCAGCGGCTCGGTCGCGGCGATCGCGCGCTCGCCTTCTTCGGTGATCGTCACGCGCTTGACGCGCCGGTCGCTGGGATCGGCGATGCGCGCGATCAGCCCGTCGCGCTCAAGGCCGTCGAGCGCCTCGGTCACGGTGCGCGGCGCCTGGTTGAGCCAGGCGGCCAGATCGGCGGCGCGTGCCTCGCCCGCCTGCTTCTGGATCATCAGCAGCATCTTGGTACGCGCGAGCGACGCCCCCTCCGCCGCCATCGCGGCGTCGAGCTTGCGGTGGAGCCGCATGTAGGTGCCGGCAAGCAGGCGGGCGAGATCGTCGCATCGATAATTCATGAGGTGCCTCAATATATGGTCTTGCGCTATGCTGCAAGCGCGAGCACATGGGCAGCAACGACTCGACACAATTTTTCTGAAGGCATCTGCCGTGGCCGATATCGCAGCCGACCAAACCGCCCCCGACGACACCGCAGCCGCCCCGGCGAGCCCTGCGAAGAAGCGGCGCGCGAAGCTCATCATCCTCATCATGCTGGCGGTGGTGCTGGTCGGCGGTCTGCTGTGGTTCCTGCGCTATCAGAGCTATGGCAAGTTCCAGCAGTCGACGACCGATGCCTATGTTCAGGCCGACTCGGTCACCGTCGCGCCCAAGGTATCGGGCTATGTCGACCGGGTATTCGTCGCCGAGAACCAGAATGTGAAGGCGGGCGATCCGCTGGTCGCGATCGACGCGCGCGACTATCGCGCACAGGCACAGCAGAGCGAGGCGCAGATCGCCGTCGCACGCGCCAATGCCCGCGGGGTCGAGGCGCAGATCGACGAGCAACAGGCGGCGATCGCCCGCGCTCAGGCCGACTTGGTTGCCGCGCAGACCGATGCGAGCTTCGCCAACAACGAGGTCGCGCGGTACGCGCCGCTTGCCGAGAGCGGTGCCGAGACGCGTGAGCGTGTCGCGACGCTGCGCAATCAGGCGCGCCAGGCCAATGCCCGCGTCGCCGCGTCGCGCGCCGCGCTTGCCGCCGCGCAGCGCCGCGTCGGCACGCTGCGCGCTCAGGTCCAACAGGCGTTGGCGCAGGGCGAGGGCGCGCGGGCGCAGCTTGCCGCCGCCGAGACCAATGTCGGTGCGACGCTGATCCGCGCGTCGATCAACGGGCGTGTCGGCGACAAGACGGTGCGCGTCGGCCAGTTCGTCCAGGGCGGGACGCGGCTGATGTCGGTGGTGCCGACCACCGAGCTCTATATCGAGGCGAACTTCAAGGAGACGCAGCTCGGTCTGATGCGCGTTGGTCAGCCCGTCCACATCGAAGTGGACGCGCTGCCGGGCGTCGACATCCCCGGCCGCGTCGCCAGCATCGCCCCCGGCACCGGCGCGCAATTCTCCGTCCTCCCGCCGCAGAACGCGACGGGCAACTTCACCAAGATCGTCCAGCGCGTGCCGGTCCGCATCGCGCTCTATCCCGGACCCGCGACGCGCGCGCTGATGGTGCCCGGCATGTCGGTCGAGGTGAGCGTCGACACGCGCTCCGCCCGCGACGCCGCCGATCGTATCGCCAAGGAGCAGGAGGCGCATAACGAAAAGGTGACCCGCCGGTGAGCGCAGCCACCGCCGACCCGTCGGCACCGGCGACCCCCGCGCCGCAAGCCGAGCCCAACGCCGACGCGACCGCCTGGCTCGCCGTCGCGGCGGGCAGCCTGGGCGCGATGATGGCGACGCTCGACATCTCGATCGTCAACTCGGCGCTGCCGACCATCCAGGGCGAGATCGGCGCGAGCGGGACCGAAGGAACGTGGATCGCGACGAGCTACCTCGTTGCCGAGATCGTCATCATCCCGATGGCCGCCTGGCTGTCGCGCGTGTTCGGATTGCGCACCTTCCTGCTGGTCGCGGCGACCTTGTTCACGATCTTCTCGATGGTCTGCGGTGTCGCCGGCGACCTGACGACGATGATCATTGGCCGCGCGGGGCAGGGGATCACCGGCGGCGCGCTGATCCCGACCGCGATGACGATCATCGCAACGCGCCTTCCGCGGCATCAGCAGCCGATCGGCAATGCGCTGTTCGGCGTCGTCGTCATCCTGGGACCGCTGCTGGGGCCCCTGATCGGCGGCTGGCTGACGGAGAATGTGAGCTGGCATTATGCCTTCTTCCTCAACCTGCCGGTCGGCGTCGTGCTTGTCACGCTGCTGCTCGTCGGACTGCCGCACCAGAAGGCGCATATCGAGGAGCTGGCGAACGCGGACTGGCTGGGCATCATCGGCCTAGCGCTGGGGCTCGGCTGTCTGACCGTCGTCCTGGAAGAGGGCCAGCGCGAGCAATGGTTCGAGAGTCGCGAGATTATCGAGCTGTCGATCCTGTCGGCCATCGGTTTTGCCTGCCTGTTCGCGGGCCAGTTCGTCGCTCGGCGGCCGGTCATCAAGCTCAAGCTGCTGCTCGATCGTCAGTTCGGCGCGGTGGCGATCATGGGCGTGGTGCTGGGCATGATGCTCTACGGCACCGCGTATGTCATCCCGCAGTTCCTGGCGGCCATCGCCAATTACAACGCGCTCCAGGCGGGCCAGATCGTGCTGTTGTCGGGCATCCCTAGCCTGTTCCTGATGCCGTTCACGCCGATCCTGATCCGCAAGCTCGACATCCGCATCGCGGTCGGCGTCGGGCTGACGATCATGGCGTATAGCTGCTGGATCGACACGACGTTGACGGCCGACGCGGTGGGCGGGGACTTCGTGGAATCGCAGCTGTTGCGCGGCGTCGGCACGATCTTCGGCTTTCTGTTCCTCAATCAGGCGGCGATCGCGTCGGTCCCGCGCGAGGATGCGGGCGATGCCGCCGGGCTGTTCAACGCCGTCCGCAACCTGGGCGGATCGCTGGCGCTGGCCGGGATCGCGACCGTGCAGGACCAGCGCATGTGGCTGCACAGCCGCCGGATCGAGGAATCGATGCCGGCGAATTCGGAAGCGACGCAGGGCTATCTCGCCGGACTGACCCAGTCGTTCGGCAGTCCCGACGCGGCGCTCCGCACCCTGGCGGGCACCATCCAGCGCGAGGCGCTGGTGATGACCTACAACGACATCTTCGTCCTTTTGACGGTGCTGATCGCCTGCTCCGTCCCGCTCGTCCTGTTCCTGCGACCGCTGCCCAAGGGGCCGATGGCCGCGATGCACTGAGGCATCCATGCGCAAGTATCTCTCGCTCGTCTCGCTGGCCGCGCTCGCCGCCTGCACCGTCGGCCCGAACTATGACGGCCCGAAAAGCGCCGGCGCGGTGGCGGCGCCGGCGGCGTTCGCGCGCGGCGGCGATGCGTCGGTCGCGACGCCCGCCGTCGCCGACTGGTGGAAGGGGCTGAACGACCCGCAGCTCGACGCGCTCGTCGATCGCGCGCTGGCCGCCAATCCCAGCGTGGCGGTGGCCGAGGCGCGGCTTCGCCAGGCGCGCGCGTCGCTGCGCCTCGACCGCGCCAACGGACTGCCAAACGCCAATGTTCAGGGCACCTATCTGCGCGCCGAGTTGCCCGAGGGCGGGCTGACCGGTGGTGGCGGCGAGGGTGGGGGCGGGTCCGGCGGGGGCACGACCGGCGTCGACTTCTACAATGTCGGCTTCGACGCGAGCTGGGAGATCGACCTGTTCGGCGGTCAGAAGCGCCGCGAGGAGGCCGCACGCGCGAGCGTCGGCGCCGCCGAGGCGCAGGTCGCCGACGCGCAGGTGAGCCTGAGCGCCGAGGTCGCCAGCGCCTATGTCAACCTGCGCGATCGCCAGCGGCGCCTGGAGCTCGGCCGCGCGACGGCAGAGACGCGGCGGCGGATGCTGGCGCTGACCGAGCAGCGCTTCCGCGCGGGTACCGCCAGCCAGCTCGATGTCGAGCGGCTGCGCGGGCTGGTGGTCGAAAGTGACGCGGCGATCGTGCCGATCGACGCCGAGCGCGATGCCTTCCTCAATGCGCTGGCGGTGCTGGTGGGCGAGGCGCCGGGCACGCTCGACGCCGAGCTCGCGAGCCCGCGCCCCGTGCCGCTGCCGCCCGCGCGCGTCGATGTCGGCGATCCGGCGCAGCTGCTCGAGCGACGCCCCGACGTCCGCGCCGCCGAGCGCGTGCTGGCGCAGCGCACCGCCCAGATCGGGCTGACCAAGGCGGCGGCGATGCCGCGCATCAGCTTCCTCGGGCTGATCGGTATCGGCGGGACCGATCCCGGCGACCTGTTCGATCCGAGCAACCTGGTGGGCATTGCCGCGCCCAGGCTCCAGTGGAACGCGCTCGACTTCGGCCGCAACGCCGCGCGGCTCGGCCAGGCCGAAGGGCAGCGCGACGAGGCGGCGGCGCAGTATCGGGCCGCGGTGCTGACCGCGCTGCGCGATGCCGAAGACGCGCTGTCGCGCTATGCTGCGCGACGGGGCACGGTTGCGGCGGCAGCGCGATCGAAGGCCACGGCGGATCGCGCGGCGGCGCTGATGCAGCAGCGCTATCGCGCCGGCGTGTCGACGCTGATCGACACGCTGGATGCCGAGCGTCAGCGCACCGCCGCCGAACAGTCGCTGGTCGAGGCGACGGCGGCGATGACCGCGGATTATGTGGCGCTGCAAAAGGCGCTGGGCCTCGGCTGGCGCGCCTGATCGCGGACCAAGGCTTTTCTCCTCTTCCGGGCCGAGCTAGCCTGACCGGGTGAGCGGATCGGCACCAAGCCGGCCGCCGCGACGGGGGAGAGATCATGAAGGCTTTGGTATTCGCGGCTGCGCTGCTGCCGCTCGCGTCGGTCGGTGCACAGACGGCGACGCCCGCGCAGCCCAGCATCTTCGACAAGGCGATCAACCAGCCCGGCATCGGTTGGGAAGTCTATGGCCCCAACCAGAGGGCCAAGCAGGTGCCCGCCGCCGAACTGCCCGGCGGCCAGGCCGTGCGCGTCCAGGTGGCCAAGGCGGGCGCGAACCCATGGGACGCAGGCGCCTCCTATCCCGCGATCAAGCCGGTGGCAGCGGGCGATACGCTGCTCGTCATGGTGTTCCTGCGCGCGCCCGATGCGGCGGCGGGGACGACGGTGCCGGTGCCGATCGGCGCCGGCGGGGCGGAGGCGCCCTATACGCCGGTCGCCGCGGAGACGGTGCAGGTCGGCTCGGGCTGGAAGCGCTACTACGCCTCGGGCGTGTCGGCCCAGGCATTCGCCGCGGGCAAGGCACGCATTTCTCTGCAACTAGCGGGCGCCAAGCAGGTGATCGAGATGGGTCCGGCGTTTCTGTTGAACTTGGGACAGAATGTGAATCCGGCCACGCTGCCGAAGAACTGAGGCCGGCGACCGCTCGCGCTGAGCCGGTCGAAGCCGGTGTCGCAAGCGGCACGCCCTTCGACAAGCTCAGGGCGAACGGGAGGCGGGTGGCGTGTGACGTTGGCCGCTCGGCCCGATCTCACGCCCCGCGCCGTGCGCTCGCCAGGTGATGCGCGTGGCAGATCGCCACTGCCAGCGCGTCGGCGGCATCGGGGCCGTCGATCGTCGTGCCGGGAAGCAGGCGGGAGACCATCCCGTGGACCTGTGCCTTGTCGGCACGGCCGGTGCCGACCACCGCCTGCTTGACGAGGGTGGGGGCGTATTCGCCGACGATCAGCCCGGCGCGCGCGGCGTTCGCGAGCACGACGCCGCGCGCCTGGGCGAGCTTGAGCGTCGATTGCGCGTTGGCGTTGACGAACACTTCCTCGCACGCCGCCGCCGCGGGGGCGTGGTCGGCGACGAGCGCGGTCAGCATCATGTCGAGATGCGCGAGCCGGTTGGGTAAGGGCGCGCTGGTGTCGGTCTTGAGTCGTCCATTCGCGCGGTGCGAGAGGCGATTGCCGTTCGCCTCGATCAACCC
This is a stretch of genomic DNA from Sphingomonas sp. Y38-1Y. It encodes these proteins:
- a CDS encoding MarR family winged helix-turn-helix transcriptional regulator, which encodes MNYRCDDLARLLAGTYMRLHRKLDAAMAAEGASLARTKMLLMIQKQAGEARAADLAAWLNQAPRTVTEALDGLERDGLIARIADPSDRRVKRVTITEEGERAIAATEPLRQRLTTDLFGPLSDDERNALGATLEKLIQRLDLDPSCTLSRP
- a CDS encoding efflux transporter outer membrane subunit — protein: MRKYLSLVSLAALAACTVGPNYDGPKSAGAVAAPAAFARGGDASVATPAVADWWKGLNDPQLDALVDRALAANPSVAVAEARLRQARASLRLDRANGLPNANVQGTYLRAELPEGGLTGGGGEGGGGSGGGTTGVDFYNVGFDASWEIDLFGGQKRREEAARASVGAAEAQVADAQVSLSAEVASAYVNLRDRQRRLELGRATAETRRRMLALTEQRFRAGTASQLDVERLRGLVVESDAAIVPIDAERDAFLNALAVLVGEAPGTLDAELASPRPVPLPPARVDVGDPAQLLERRPDVRAAERVLAQRTAQIGLTKAAAMPRISFLGLIGIGGTDPGDLFDPSNLVGIAAPRLQWNALDFGRNAARLGQAEGQRDEAAAQYRAAVLTALRDAEDALSRYAARRGTVAAAARSKATADRAAALMQQRYRAGVSTLIDTLDAERQRTAAEQSLVEATAAMTADYVALQKALGLGWRA
- a CDS encoding MDR family MFS transporter, with translation MSAATADPSAPATPAPQAEPNADATAWLAVAAGSLGAMMATLDISIVNSALPTIQGEIGASGTEGTWIATSYLVAEIVIIPMAAWLSRVFGLRTFLLVAATLFTIFSMVCGVAGDLTTMIIGRAGQGITGGALIPTAMTIIATRLPRHQQPIGNALFGVVVILGPLLGPLIGGWLTENVSWHYAFFLNLPVGVVLVTLLLVGLPHQKAHIEELANADWLGIIGLALGLGCLTVVLEEGQREQWFESREIIELSILSAIGFACLFAGQFVARRPVIKLKLLLDRQFGAVAIMGVVLGMMLYGTAYVIPQFLAAIANYNALQAGQIVLLSGIPSLFLMPFTPILIRKLDIRIAVGVGLTIMAYSCWIDTTLTADAVGGDFVESQLLRGVGTIFGFLFLNQAAIASVPREDAGDAAGLFNAVRNLGGSLALAGIATVQDQRMWLHSRRIEESMPANSEATQGYLAGLTQSFGSPDAALRTLAGTIQREALVMTYNDIFVLLTVLIACSVPLVLFLRPLPKGPMAAMH
- the ruvC gene encoding crossover junction endodeoxyribonuclease RuvC, yielding MLILGLDPGLGTTGWGLIEANGNRLSHRANGRLKTDTSAPLPNRLAHLDMMLTALVADHAPAAAACEEVFVNANAQSTLKLAQARGVVLANAARAGLIVGEYAPTLVKQAVVGTGRADKAQVHGMVSRLLPGTTIDGPDAADALAVAICHAHHLASARRGA
- a CDS encoding HlyD family secretion protein, which encodes MADIAADQTAPDDTAAAPASPAKKRRAKLIILIMLAVVLVGGLLWFLRYQSYGKFQQSTTDAYVQADSVTVAPKVSGYVDRVFVAENQNVKAGDPLVAIDARDYRAQAQQSEAQIAVARANARGVEAQIDEQQAAIARAQADLVAAQTDASFANNEVARYAPLAESGAETRERVATLRNQARQANARVAASRAALAAAQRRVGTLRAQVQQALAQGEGARAQLAAAETNVGATLIRASINGRVGDKTVRVGQFVQGGTRLMSVVPTTELYIEANFKETQLGLMRVGQPVHIEVDALPGVDIPGRVASIAPGTGAQFSVLPPQNATGNFTKIVQRVPVRIALYPGPATRALMVPGMSVEVSVDTRSARDAADRIAKEQEAHNEKVTRR